A DNA window from Desulfovibrio intestinalis contains the following coding sequences:
- the bioF gene encoding 8-amino-7-oxononanoate synthase, with product MDSFASRIDAIKAAHLYRKLRTLSTPQGREVVIDGQRVLLFSSNSYLGLNTNGHICREAIRAVEEFGVGSGGSRLVTGNMTPHMRLEAAVAEFKGSEAALAFTSGYTANVGVISSLCHKDTVIFSDALNHASIIDGCRLARGLTAVYAHNDMDDLLQRVRHLRPRQGFIVTDSVFSMDGDIARLPDLASIARTYGLTLVVDDAHATGVLGATGRGSLEHFGLSHDDVPVVTGTLSKAVPSEGGFVCGSSSLCDLIRNTARSFIFTTAPSPSTAATAAAGLEYIAAHPELVARLQGNVAYFVKKLGRIGMDVQGQSPIIPIMVGDEEKAAQAADALLALGVFAPCIRYPTVPKGMARLRLTVMAAHTREDLDYAAICLEKALAAV from the coding sequence ATGGACAGCTTTGCCTCCCGAATTGACGCCATCAAGGCCGCACATCTGTACCGGAAGTTACGCACCCTTTCGACGCCGCAAGGCAGGGAAGTGGTGATTGACGGCCAGCGTGTGCTGCTTTTTTCGTCCAACAGCTATCTGGGACTTAACACCAACGGGCATATCTGCCGCGAGGCTATCCGCGCAGTGGAAGAATTTGGCGTAGGGTCAGGCGGTTCACGGCTTGTGACGGGCAATATGACCCCGCATATGCGTCTTGAGGCCGCTGTGGCCGAATTCAAGGGCAGTGAGGCGGCCCTGGCCTTTACCAGCGGCTACACGGCCAATGTGGGCGTTATAAGTTCCCTGTGCCACAAGGATACCGTAATTTTCAGCGATGCGCTCAACCACGCCAGCATTATTGACGGTTGCCGCCTGGCGCGAGGGCTTACCGCTGTTTATGCTCATAACGACATGGACGACCTGTTGCAGCGGGTTCGCCACCTCCGGCCTCGCCAGGGTTTTATCGTTACCGACAGCGTGTTCAGCATGGACGGCGATATTGCGCGTCTGCCCGATCTGGCGTCCATAGCACGGACGTATGGCCTGACGCTTGTGGTTGACGACGCGCATGCCACTGGCGTGCTTGGGGCCACGGGGCGTGGTTCTCTGGAGCATTTTGGCTTGAGCCACGACGATGTGCCTGTGGTTACGGGCACGTTGAGCAAGGCGGTTCCCAGTGAAGGGGGATTTGTTTGCGGCAGTTCAAGCCTGTGCGATCTGATTCGCAACACGGCTCGCTCCTTCATCTTCACCACAGCCCCTTCACCTTCCACGGCGGCCACGGCAGCGGCGGGGCTGGAGTATATAGCCGCTCACCCGGAACTGGTGGCGCGCTTGCAGGGCAATGTTGCCTATTTTGTGAAAAAATTGGGCCGGATTGGTATGGATGTCCAAGGGCAGAGCCCCATTATTCCCATCATGGTGGGCGATGAGGAAAAGGCCGCTCAAGCGGCGGATGCCTTGCTGGCTCTGGGAGTTTTTGCGCCCTGCATACGGTATCCCACCGTGCCCAAGGGGATGGCGCGGCTGCGGCTGACGGTTATGGCTGCCCATACCCGTGAGGATCTGGACTACGCTGCAATCTGTCTGGAAAAGGCGCTTGCTGCTGTTTAA
- a CDS encoding sensor domain-containing diguanylate cyclase, which yields MAHPDDSENFFAREGNSQAEDVINYVQAMLNRSTVECSTIPENIRGIPGIEKLSSLLFGIRHMTNTLSKGDLDYSCSEKGYVIGSLKSLQADLRHMTWQARCIARGDYQHRVNFLGDFSTAFNTMAEELDKSVTKLTSLSTEYKEMSNRDALTGLLNRRAFTNQALDALQEHAERCSQAVIIMVDLDYFKKINDTWGHACGDEVLRQTARLLLSRLREEDICCRYGGEEFILLLPHTDIQRGVYVAEQLRQNFIESCIVYDGHNVPVTASFGVNGVSLDSPQKCLNSVFDKAVKRADKYLYAAKRGGRNKVVSNERAIASLTPMRRSTQNDPGSDMTPRPAGQEVGI from the coding sequence ATGGCCCATCCAGACGACTCTGAAAATTTCTTTGCCCGTGAGGGCAATTCGCAAGCAGAAGATGTAATAAACTATGTACAGGCCATGTTAAACCGCAGCACTGTTGAGTGCAGTACTATTCCAGAAAACATTCGCGGCATCCCGGGTATTGAAAAATTATCTTCTTTGCTTTTCGGCATACGGCACATGACAAACACCCTCAGCAAGGGGGATCTGGACTACAGCTGTTCTGAAAAAGGATACGTCATCGGCTCGCTTAAATCCCTTCAGGCTGATTTGCGTCACATGACGTGGCAAGCGCGTTGTATCGCCAGGGGCGACTATCAACACCGCGTGAATTTTCTTGGCGACTTTTCTACGGCTTTCAACACGATGGCCGAAGAGTTGGATAAAAGCGTCACCAAGCTCACGTCCCTGTCCACAGAGTACAAGGAAATGTCCAACAGGGATGCGCTGACGGGCCTGCTGAACCGCCGCGCCTTTACCAATCAGGCATTGGACGCACTGCAAGAGCACGCCGAAAGATGTTCACAGGCCGTCATCATTATGGTGGACCTGGATTACTTTAAAAAAATCAACGACACATGGGGGCACGCATGCGGCGACGAAGTACTGCGCCAGACGGCGCGGCTGCTGTTGTCCCGTTTACGTGAAGAAGACATTTGCTGTAGATATGGCGGGGAGGAGTTTATTTTGCTGCTGCCCCATACGGACATTCAGCGGGGGGTGTACGTTGCGGAACAACTGCGCCAGAACTTCATTGAATCCTGTATTGTTTATGACGGGCACAACGTGCCCGTGACAGCCAGCTTTGGCGTGAACGGCGTCAGCCTGGACAGCCCGCAAAAATGTCTGAACTCTGTTTTTGACAAGGCCGTAAAACGGGCAGACAAGTACCTGTACGCAGCCAAAAGAGGCGGCAGGAACAAGGTTGTCAGCAACGAGAGGGCTATTGCCAGCCTTACCCCCATGCGGCGGTCAACGCAGAATGATCCCGGCTCTGACATGACGCCCCGGCCTGCCGGGCAGGAAGTCGGTATTTAA
- a CDS encoding putative bifunctional diguanylate cyclase/phosphodiesterase yields MRQILPILAALLLLACASISIAAVVRDGENFYSSARHAAAFADRLVAGVSMVARLVEPEESAAVHENSTRPATADAALSGGTQRFETEKGATFAESVPGNAGGVWWLFERRHDSASPQQSSFRVFKEDWFLRSHISAYDQRRQRLGPVHWLGSISAIPNLDWEMLHGAVWLESVAPMLTVDGRDGVLGSYLFEGERAGAGHLPEGVFTGVEVAVAGLAASVLLLIIYCLNRKKVRARMQSVLSCDALTGLNTLEKFKDECAAHLEQHGGQSYAIIQIDINKFKIINDKFGFAVGDKLLQVCGDALRNSLSDSEICARCFADQFVAFVRYEGLDTLGQRVRHIIDSVEQWRLESNFPSRIDLHCGVYIFNEEHRAAHDIQQALDLAGYALQEAKQHGKSRVVFYDESMRKVSLLHQDLKDGIGFALEKGELQVWFQPKVDMLTNGIIGSEALVRWYHPTHGLLLPGSFIPLFERSGDVLRVDFHIFEQVCSALQSWENAGISASTVSCNFSSQHFERPEFSRKLVEIASRYSIPHGLLEVEITESTMLRNPEAANIQIKQLKELGFRTTIDDFGSGYSSLGLLQLFAADVIKFDRSFVKRNIAGRRAQIVLGSMIELTKQLGMSAICEGVETEEQAKILMRHGCYNAQGFYYAKPMPACEFEKMLRVGRVFPVNSISADGDVSAAVGGLGTQGA; encoded by the coding sequence ATGAGACAAATTTTACCAATACTGGCCGCGCTGCTTCTGCTGGCCTGTGCCTCAATTTCCATTGCTGCCGTGGTTAGGGACGGAGAAAATTTTTACTCCTCAGCGCGGCATGCCGCAGCCTTTGCCGACAGGCTGGTGGCGGGCGTAAGTATGGTTGCCAGACTGGTTGAACCCGAGGAAAGCGCCGCAGTTCATGAAAATTCCACACGGCCCGCGACTGCAGACGCTGCCTTATCAGGCGGTACACAACGCTTTGAGACAGAAAAGGGCGCTACTTTTGCTGAAAGCGTGCCTGGGAACGCTGGTGGGGTCTGGTGGCTGTTTGAACGTAGGCACGACTCTGCCAGTCCGCAGCAGTCTTCATTTCGCGTCTTTAAGGAAGACTGGTTTTTGCGGTCTCATATTTCAGCATATGATCAGCGCCGTCAGCGGCTGGGGCCTGTACACTGGCTTGGTTCCATAAGCGCTATACCTAATCTTGACTGGGAAATGCTGCACGGCGCGGTCTGGCTAGAAAGCGTCGCCCCTATGCTGACTGTTGACGGGCGGGATGGTGTGCTCGGCAGCTATTTGTTCGAGGGCGAGCGCGCGGGGGCTGGCCATTTGCCTGAAGGCGTCTTTACCGGTGTTGAGGTTGCGGTGGCCGGCCTTGCCGCCAGTGTACTGCTGCTGATCATTTACTGCCTTAACAGAAAAAAAGTCAGGGCAAGAATGCAGAGTGTGCTCAGTTGTGACGCGCTCACGGGCTTAAATACCCTTGAAAAATTCAAGGACGAATGCGCCGCGCATCTGGAGCAACATGGCGGGCAATCGTATGCAATTATTCAAATTGATATAAACAAGTTTAAAATCATCAATGATAAATTTGGATTTGCTGTTGGTGACAAGCTGCTTCAAGTATGCGGCGATGCATTGCGAAATTCGCTTTCTGACTCAGAGATCTGTGCCCGGTGCTTTGCTGACCAGTTTGTAGCATTCGTGCGCTATGAGGGGCTGGATACGCTGGGGCAGCGTGTGCGCCATATCATCGACAGTGTTGAGCAGTGGCGGCTTGAAAGCAATTTCCCCAGCAGAATAGACTTGCATTGCGGCGTTTATATTTTCAATGAAGAACATCGCGCCGCGCATGATATTCAGCAGGCGCTGGATCTGGCGGGCTATGCGCTGCAAGAAGCCAAGCAACATGGCAAGAGCCGGGTAGTTTTTTACGATGAAAGCATGCGCAAGGTCTCATTGCTGCATCAGGATTTGAAAGACGGCATCGGCTTTGCTCTTGAAAAAGGGGAATTACAGGTCTGGTTTCAGCCCAAGGTGGATATGCTCACCAATGGCATCATCGGCAGTGAAGCGCTGGTGCGCTGGTACCACCCCACGCATGGCCTGCTTTTGCCAGGATCTTTCATTCCGCTGTTTGAGCGCAGTGGTGATGTGCTTCGTGTGGACTTTCATATTTTCGAACAGGTGTGCAGCGCCCTGCAGAGCTGGGAAAACGCAGGAATCAGCGCCTCTACGGTATCTTGCAATTTTTCCAGTCAGCATTTTGAGCGGCCCGAGTTCAGCCGCAAGCTTGTGGAAATAGCCTCCCGGTATTCCATTCCGCATGGGCTACTGGAAGTGGAAATAACCGAAAGCACCATGCTGCGTAACCCCGAAGCCGCCAATATACAGATCAAGCAACTGAAAGAACTTGGCTTCAGAACGACCATTGATGACTTTGGCTCGGGCTATTCGTCACTCGGCCTGCTGCAACTCTTTGCCGCTGATGTCATAAAATTTGACCGAAGTTTTGTGAAAAGAAATATTGCGGGCAGGAGGGCGCAGATCGTGCTGGGAAGCATGATCGAGCTGACAAAGCAGCTGGGAATGAGTGCCATCTGTGAGGGCGTAGAAACTGAAGAACAGGCAAAAATACTTATGCGGCACGGTTGTTATAACGCGCAGGGCTTTTACTATGCCAAGCCCATGCCCGCATGCGAATTTGAAAAAATGCTCAGGGTGGGACGGGTTTTTCCCGTCAATTCCATTTCTGCCGATGGTGATGTGAGTGCCGCTGTGGGCGGCCTGGGGACTCAGGGGGCATAA
- a CDS encoding helix-turn-helix domain-containing protein, giving the protein MMDNNFFDYSLAMERIKSVTGCKTQQDLAKFLGVSQSCISDAKKRMAIPAEWLLKLLRKQGINPEWIRSGMGAQYLHPSESNSDILPNTHHRPSSSCMMQEFFFSLVRRAMDGRAMDSKKLT; this is encoded by the coding sequence ATGATGGACAATAACTTTTTTGACTACTCCCTCGCAATGGAACGCATAAAATCGGTTACAGGGTGCAAGACACAGCAAGATCTGGCAAAATTTCTAGGCGTGTCACAGTCATGCATTTCGGACGCAAAAAAGCGCATGGCAATCCCTGCCGAATGGCTACTAAAGCTTTTGAGAAAACAGGGTATCAACCCGGAATGGATTCGTAGCGGCATGGGAGCTCAATACCTGCACCCCAGCGAATCCAACAGCGACATTCTGCCGAACACCCACCACAGGCCATCATCAAGCTGCATGATGCAAGAATTCTTCTTTTCCCTTGTCAGAAGGGCGATGGATGGCAGGGCAATGGACAGTAAAAAACTTACATAG